The Arachis ipaensis cultivar K30076 chromosome B03, Araip1.1, whole genome shotgun sequence region GTTATAGAAGTGAAAAGGTTTTGTGTGAATTTTGTGCGCATACCGTGCGTATGCACAAAAGCaaggtcatgcgtatgcatgactcATGTGTATGCACAACTTGCATTTCAGAAATGTATCTTTTTTGTGTGCGTTTTGAGCGTACGCACAAAAAGTAGTTCATCATGCATATGCACGAGGCACGCGTACGCACAATTATCCTATTTTTCAAGAAATACTATTTTTAACTATTTTTGCCTATTCAGCCTGTTTTCACCTCTATGACCCCTGTTTAAGGTCTGATAGCTAGTGTTTAAGTTTTGGGACGAGTGAAAGTGTACTGAGTGAAATAAAAGGGGTGTTTTCTATTATAAATTTAGAACCGGTGACTTAGGATTGTAGAGTACTGTGGGTGGATTAACTAGAGTATTTTATGTAGTGTACTGAGTGGATTAAAGAGAACATATCGGAGTATAGTGGATATAAGTTTGAAGAAATATATTTTGATTATGAAAATGAATTGGGCATGATTGTTCATCTTGAGCTATttttctcgaaagtgcgaccccaatgagatggtggaaggtgagaatctccttctttgttcctcctgatATTATAAAATCGCCTtcagcgagatggtgggaggttatgATCCCTCCTTTGTTCCTCCTGGATATATGAGAATATACCTCCTATGTAAgacgcaaggattgtggttttgtcTCACTTGCTCCAAGTTAGTTGTTGAGGCTCCCCGGATAGGTGCAAGGGTGtggttcgccccacttgctctaggttaaGATGATTTGATCTttttgggtagatgcaagggttgtggttttgtcccacttgctccaggttggtaaTTGATATTTATCTGAGTCATGAGTCTCCCTGGGTAAATACAGTGGCTTGtccccacttgctctaggttgagatTTGAGATTCTGTTGACCCTTCATCGCACGATGTGCCAGGACACTTTAACTTTCCGAATGAATTCCTCAATGAGATGATTAATGAATAAATatatatgcatagactcttggggatgtgtGCACGCAGGGATTGTCCAGGGTTCGCTACTAGACATGTCGGGTTTGACTGTATAAcagacagatgagctcattggccatagacagacatgcatcatatgcatttgtatcaTTTGTTTGAGTATGTATTTTATATCTTGGCTTGCCTAATTGAATTATCTGTATCTATATACTAcgtgactttaaatgctttacTTGTTtccttaattgtgtattacttgtatgCCTTGTATGTGTTTATTTTTGAGAGATCTCTCATAGTGGTGGAGGTGATGCTAAGGGTTGTTCCACATTGATGATTGGGAggtttgcagaaaattaaaaatgaagAGATAAATTAGAATTCCTTGATAGCATTACCCTATTTCTGGTTTAGTGAGAACTTTAAGCTTTGATTTGGGACTATGGAGTTTacgattgcctttggctttccgAAGCCTTATATTTTATCTATTtggacactgttaccatattAAGATCCCCCGATTCTCATTTCATACatatttgttatttttcagatgtaggacaTGAAGCACCTCGCTGAGCGTGCTGGATGATTCTTGGAAGCGAAGATCtacattttgaaaatttcatattATGTATTTGGTTTATTTATGTATGTGTATACATTCTCCACTTTTGTATAAAACTTGTATTGTTCCTCCTAGAGGCTGACTTCGGAGAATAAGAATTTGTATTTgtcttttagtatgtttttgggTTGTATATAATATGTATATACACACACATATTCTAGCCGGCTTTTGCTTTGCAGGTCAAGGCTGGAGCTTGATATGTATTTTCCTTGGAACTCTTTAACTATATATATTATGTCTCTTCTATTTCGCTTAACCGTACGAGTGTGATGCgattttctgtttctgttttgtCTAATCTTTTCTTCAAGACTCCTAACTAAACTATCTTTCATACATATCTATGtacgtatttttatttttagaggtcataGCGCCTCACCACCTTTGAATTATGACCTAGGCGTAAGGCTTTGTGTGGTAGGATGTTATAGGGGGCCGCTGCGCCATCGCTAAGCTTCTAACACTATCGCCGAACTGCCGCTGTtgagttcaccaagaagaagggCCACAAAGAGTGCGACGGCGACGAGGCacccctcttcctctctctctctctctctctctNNNNNNNNNNNNNNNNNNNNNNNNNNNNNNNNNNNNNNNNNNNNNNNNNNNNNNNNNNNNNNNNNNNNNNNNNNNNNNNNNNNNNNNNNNNNNNNNNNNNNNNNNNNNNNNNNNNNNNNNNGGCTCGTGTCTTCTCTCTCCCTTGCAAGCTCTCTCTCCATCTGGTTCTGATTCCCAACGGCGATGGCGGCTCCAAGCTTCGCTGGTGCCGTCCTCCATTTCCCCCTCTTCCTTTttttccattcttcttcttccctttcccgtaattttctttctccctctcgttcgttctctttatctttttttttccaattttttattttataattttttggttaggagtaatttggtaataaattttaaaatttaagtaaaaaagacgattttaaaactaagttaaattttagggacgattttatgtgcaaaaaaaaaaaaaaaagaaatttgggatgaaaaaaattttcgacctttaccttaagaaccaaaatcgtacttaaccattTTTCAGAATTCTTTTCTCTATACTTATGTGATGCAATCACCACTAGTCTAAACTAATCAAAGTTCAAATTATGAGCATTTATGGTTTTTTACTTAGGTTAGTGTTTTTTGCTATAAGTTAAGAAGAAAgaggattaaaaaggctcaattTTGGCTAACAATAGTGTTATtttgggtaaccggagattagtggACTGGACTTGtaaggttggcccaatcgtctgaaggAGGAGGTCTCCGACTTGGTTTGCATCTGGGAGCCGCCGTTTGACTCGTGCGTGTGaaggaatggggggtggtacctacaaggacactccgatgcctaagttagtgAGGGGTTTTAggaggtttagagagtattggaacttagagatacctgaggggtgtcagtgtatttatagtggtgaaccaataactaccgttggagtagttccaccttttgaGGAGGATAACCGtctctttatcttagggaagttgagatatggctcttggaagtgtgttgagagattttaggggtagttacttatttgaataaggcTTATCAGCCAGCTAACCTTCGATCCCGACTTCCTTAGAGGGGAATCTGTGTCGTATCCGACTTCTTCTTAGGAGGTCGGTTACAAGCGAAGGCCAATCTATGAATTGGGCCTTTCTAGTTTATTTAGACCTGGACTCTAGTGTTAGGTCAGGATATGAACAAATAGTAAAttaaaaggtaaggctatctaTATAAATGAACTAATGTAAAACaatagcttcaatcatataaatgcacataTACATAAAATATCAGATATCAAGAATTAAACAAGTTAAAAATTATaaggaaatggatcctctccatttTTTTTTGTCACTGGAGAGAATAAAGTGTAATCTCCCACCTTTAATTCTACAAGTAGGAccaaaataaataagagagagaatgCAATGAAGGGTGAGATCTTCCACTAGATACCATCTAGTTTTTTTTCCACTGGAGAAGATCCAATCCCAAATTATAATatagagagaataacacacaaaaataaaataatgattaAAGATATATAACCACACATTAAAGGCTCAAATCTTAATAGATTGTGTGTTCTAAAATTTTAGATCCAATTTATGTTTCATAATCTTTATTTAAATAAGTTTAATGAAAATTTTAACTCAAGTTAATAGGATgtcctaattttttttcttagaaaTTTATTATTCTAATCAAATAACCAAAGGAGTTAATTTTATTTCAACTTTTCTCAATTCGAcacatacataaagaaaaaaaattcagatcCTATTCTCCACATTCATCCAATcattaactaaaaataaaaagttatatttaaaaactatatgaaataaaAAAGTGTACTAAAActagaataaaattttaaattatatacaaattaaaacaaGACGCAAATAAATTAGAAGAcaattcaaagtaacaaaatcTATATATATGCTTCAAAtgatgtgatttaatttattttgtaaaataaagatatttctatgattttctatcacaagattttatttaaaaaaataaaataattaaattatttattttaaaaaaatcccaACTCAACTNNNNNNNNNaatatattaaaaaaaaaagttaaatgacTGTCGCCTTACACCGCGAGTCCGCCGACGTGCTTCATCGGAGTTAAAATTTCAAAGTCAAGGAAGTTGATCTCCTCAATTACCATTACCAGCTCCCAAATCTCATTTCCACGCCAAAACGCTATTAAACCTCTCTTCAACCCGCAACAACAAATATTTCCATTCCAAAAAATTCAAAACCCTAATTTCCCGCCAAAATGCCGTACCCCGTCATTGTCGACGACAATGACATAGACGACGCCGCTTTGTGGGCCGTAATCGATTCCGCCGCAGCATCCCACTCCTCATCGAAATCCAAAACCCTACCAACCATCACTTATCCCAATCAACGCCAATCCCCTTCTCCGGTATCCAAACCATCGCCGTCGCCGGTATCGTCACTTCCGCCGGGAAAGTTCCACCGGATATCGCGGGATTCCGGCGAGGTTGTGCAGGAGTCGTGGGCTTACCGACCGCCGAGGAAGGTGGCGAGGATCGCTGCTCCTCCAGAGGCCAACGTGAGCGGCAGCCCTCTCGCTATGGTCAGGACCGTGGAGAGGACACCGCCAACGAAGGCCTATGCGTCGCCGGAGTCTTACCTGTCGCCGGGGATTGGAAAATTGACAGGGCAAGAGGTGAGCGGGAGCTGCACGGAGTTGTCGCCACAGTGTTTTGGCGGCGGCGGAAGGAGGAGCGAGAAGGTAGATGAGGAGAAGGAGAATGGCATGTGGCATGGCTTGTCTGGAAGGTTTCCTTCGGTTTCTTTGTTCAAGGAGTACCAAAATGCAGCTATGGCGGTAATTATTCTATTTCATTTGTCTCTATGATCGGTTCTAGGTTCagctttttacttctttttttctGTTTAAGCTGAATTTGAATAATGAGCGGTAGAATAaatgatggttttgtgacttgatTTTGAAGTTGCTGTTTGATTTACGAGGGAGAATAGAAGGGATACTAAGGAGCATAGAATTTGCATGGAAAAGGAGGTTTTACGAGCATAATTGTTAGTAGAGTAATTTTTTTGATAGAGTGTTAGTATAGTTGTGTTGCATAATTGAACaagaattatatttttttatttattacatgatccaaaaatatgatttatcATCTCAGATTATTTGTTTTTTGTAGGATTGAACACTTAACAATCTGTAAAATGCAAAAGTATAACTGGCAATTTGATCGTAATCTTTTCTATATAAGTTCACTGCTTAAGTGCCATTGTTCGACCAGTTTCTGTCGATTTAGCATTTTGTGCTTCATATCATGTTCTTGAACAAGATAACATAACTAACCACTTTCTATTCTTAACATCTGTCATGCTTCTTATAATTTTTTTCGACAAAAATAACACACATTAAACCACTGATTAGCCCTTGAATGGAAAGCTACTACAACGGACATTTTTGTAAGGGCTGTAGTGTGTACAAATTATaagttgttttcttcatgttaGTCTCTTCAGGTATTTGCTTGTGAGGCTTACTTGCTTATTCTGTATCACATTAGAATATCCAACAGATAAGTTTCTCCAGTGCTTCTGTCCTTTACCTGTCATCAATATTGAAACTTAAAGCGTCTGATTCCTTTTTTTCCCTACTTTTTATACCTCTTTTTTTATCCTAATACTTGGACAAATTATTGctgcattgcatctttttttcATTTGACAATGCTAACTTGAGGAACATATTTTTCTTGAATATGATAACTTAACGGCTTGCTTGTCCAGACTCGAGATAAATTCAACGcctttaattttttgtattttttaaccTTTATAAAACATAAAATACTACTTGGATTATGAGTAGATACTCCTGGTTTGGATTATTGTATTTGAGTCAGTTTGACATGTTTTTGCCCCTGGTTTTGCATATAACAACCCAATTATATTTCCACAGGACTTTATGCAAGTGTCAGAAGATATAAGAGTTCCTGTGGCGCAATTAGTTTCCTTTGATTAGGATGTACCTAATAAATAAATCCTTTGTTGTTCTGTCAATGTCAATGACAGATTTTGGAGAAAACTGATTACACTTTGATTTCAGGAAAGTCTTTCATTAAAAAAACAGGTAAACAAAGTTACTGTTGTCTTTCCTGGGAAAACGATACAGTAGTTGTAACATTGATGAGTTTTTTACAGGTTGGAGAAAGATATCTTGCTACTTTAATATTTCTTATGAAATCAGAGATAAGAACATTGAGTTTGATGAGAATCGCAATGTTCAGCGTGCTGAGTTTGTTGTTCGTGCATACATGCAGTATGTTCTTGTTTGGTAGTTTCAACTAATTTTCTTCCAAATGATTTCTATTTTTGCCTCAACTATTGCAATTGGccttgctaatttttttttttcttttgcatttcATCAGGGGTGGCAGATTCTCAGATGGCTGGGGCTCTTGTGAGCGATGTGAAAAGAGATTTCAGAAACCAAATCATGATATTCCAAGCACAGCTGAGACCAGAGCCAAAAACAAAGCTTGTCAGGTACGTCATTTTTGGTGTGTACTTtgtctattttattttgtttttggtacATTGGGAGCAATGAGGTTTGGATCTAAGACTTCTTACAAACTACTCAACTAAAAGCTTTCAGACCAACTTAGACCACAAACATCTAGCACGCTGTTACTTTTACAGGATTTGCTAGGAATTGGAGAATACCGACCTGGTGCAACAAGTCAAGTTCATTGATTTTGCGGATACATTCTGTTCTGTTCTTTGTAATGATTTGGTATCCCTGAAATATTTTCTTTATCCACATGCACTATATAATTTGTTGGAGGGAGAAAGTAAACTAAAAAGTTGTAAATAAAAGTGCACCCTATTTTTTAGCAATTCTAGGTGAATTGCTGTAAATCCTAACATAATAGTCAATTAGCAAGTATTTGGTGTTTTAGCATTCAACATAAGAATTGCGTTCCTTGGGCAATGGCCAGCAAGAAAAGCTCTTCAATTCAGTTGGAGGTGAATGCCAGATCCAAGGAGAATCATGAACGAGGGATCCATATTTGGCTAGAATATCTGTGGAAGTTTATACCTTCCCTCAAAGTATGACTGCTGTTCACAGTCCagtcctcaagcaaccaacatTTGATGGTATCAATACCATTGTCTAGCtttagaaagcttggcttgaggTTTAAAAACGGTGGTATAAAATGTATTCCTGCCTACCTAGCAGGTTGGTCTGTATTTTACTATATGCTCAATATACATTTTGCTCTAACTTCTAGTTCTACTTCCCTTTTACACAGTTTACATTGTATGGATGGAGGACATGAGTCTTGTTTTCGTTGAAGTTTTCAAGTAATAACCTCCCCAAACCTATCTTGAGCATCATTCAATATTGTCAAAGACACCACCTTTTCAACACAGATAACCCTCGTATAGAAATTCTTTCTCTACACCTCTTGCTTCGCTTCTGCGGATTGTTCACCTCTGGATAGTTTCTTTTTTTTCGGTTCACTTAATTTAGGTAATTAGTTGATTTAGGGTTTCAATTGATGAGGTGTATCTTGATTTCACTAATGCTTGTTCTTGATCTAGCTAATTAGTTAATTTGTTGATTGGTTCATTTAGTTCTTGATTTAGCAATTTAGATCATGGGATGATTAGTTGATTCCATACTTGAGGTCTTCATCACAAACGTCACCATCTCAATATCGAGCATCAACAtctcattttaaatttttacccTAAAGATCAAAACGACAAATATGTACTAAAGATTTTGCAACAAAAATAACACAAGCTCACTAATTGTCTTATAAGTAGCAaaagattttctttttttctttgtcaAACGACTTGCGCATATGTGAACTTTTGTGAGAACATGGAATAAAATACCATCTCTAAACCTCttttcttaatatttttaaaatttagccgACCACCATAAAATTCTCTCTCTGGAATTTTTTTTGTTgggatttaatatttaatatttgattACTTTTATTAgagtttaaaatattttaaagatatttttgttttgattttttaaaaatatttttttgtcaaTACCTCaattttttagagatgtttttatggATTACCGACCCACCAGATTACTCAACCTGGACCCAGAGGTGACCTGCGTGCCAACTCACATCCTACTAAGAAGATCTTGACAACTAGCAGAAGCTTCCAGGCAGATGGGCCCAAGTGAAGGGGCCCACCCGGATTCAAAGTATAAACGGGGAGGGACCTACCCTTCCCTAGAGGTACGTTACCTTTCTACCCTAATTGGTCGCCTTTTCGTACGGATGCTAACTTTAacatcggagtgtccttgcaggtggccccaCCCGCTGACCAATCGaagactctctctctctctctctctctctctctctctctcNNNNNNNNNNNNNNNNNNNNNNNNNNNNNNNNNNNNNNNNNNNNNNNNNNNNNNNNNNNNNNNNNNNNNNNNNNNNNNNNNNNNNNNCACTCGAACCGCCATTCACCCGAGAAACCGaatattggcgccgtctgtggagaCCTAGCACAAATATGGAGCTTTTCCCTCGTAGAAAGGAGATACGTGAAGAAGGGGGAGCCCGCTTGAGAAGCAAGTAAGCTCTGCAGCCTCTTCTCAAGAACACTCGAGACCGCTGTCTCGTCGGGATGACCCCTCCCGATCTCCCGAGAGACGCCCGTTTGGTGGCACAGGTGATGACAACTCAAAGATCATGCAAGAACTTCGGCACCGAGTGCAAAACTTGGAGAGGGAGCTAGCTGCGAGGAATTGTTACCGTCCCGAGTACAGTAGAGACTCCCGCCCGAGCCCGTCTCGTACCCGGTCACCAACTAAGGGACCGGAGGATAGCAGGAGCCCCAGGAGGGACAATAAACACAGACGAACTGACGCTCGGTCTCACACCTACACCCACGGTAGGTCGGAAGGCCATGGGGAGACGAGAAGAGACAAAGGGAAGAAGCAACGGGATCCCATTATTATGGGCGCAACCCCTTTCCACCCCTCTATTCTCAAGGTTTGGCTGGCGAatatgcgtgagcatcttctctatcttttcctagtgaaatTGTACTTGAATTATTAAGTTTAATTAAGATTTGAtgtattttagccactatggatgctagtttgagttgtgtgcaattctattAATTTCAGGTAACATTTTGGACGAGTCTGACAAGAGTTGGAGTCAAGGACAGAGAAAGGAGGACTTGCTGCCACCTCCACGCCGAACTTgggaatttccaagttcagcgtggaggtaAAAAGTTCCAAGAATCAACGCTGCCTCCTCCACGCCGAACTTGAATTCTTCAAGTTTGGCGTCAACATGAAGAATTCGAAGAAAATACTCTGCCTCCTCCACGCTAAACTTGAGCTTTCTCAAGTTCAGTGCCAGCCCAACGCACCAAAGGAAGTAACATGCAccactccacgctgaacttggattaacccaagttcagcgtggactcaaGAAAAGCAAAAGAGTAACCActgcctcctccacgctgaacATGAGAATTTTCAAGTTCGGCGTGGACCTTAATGAACTTAAGTGGTCCCCAATTTGTTCCAAAGGTTCCACGGATTGATTAAAtcaattttgatttaaacttttatttgttttagaattaggaaaagatattatttagcttttagaaaatatattttacattaattatgattagatataaaagggaaaagaatcagccctttggaatcttcctcttctcttctacctcattcagcaatttacagttttacgaatcctagttttctctctgaaccatgagcaactaaacctccactgttaaggttaggagctctatctattgtatggattgatactattatttttctattttaattcatgtactgatttatatttcaagaattattttcgttctttatcttatgaatttgggtggaacagaagtatgacccttgttctaattgagttcttgaataacttggaaaagctctttacctgaacaacagcttgaaaacatattctcctaaatttctaattatctggacttaacgggatacgtgacatataatcctcttatatttgggtaattaggatttttgtggcatataaactagaattgaacttcaccctttaattggaattaagtgaccaaggaattggctattttatttttattttattttcattttcttttatattttattttattttcctttatgttctttcttctttccttgcctatttaccacatggtgcgtttaattctgtttggtgctttgtgctaaggaaaaataatggagagagatcacatgagttactactcacacccaagtagtgattcatattattgtggatggaggaactattcgaattttggttggcaaagtcaaaatcaaagaaacgtcagtgctccatgttccaactatcaagaaccaccatctccatattcatatcaagaaccactatctccatattcataccaagaaccaccacctctctatccatctcaagaaccatcatctttctacccatatcaagagccaccatctccctattcatacaaagaaccatcctctttttactcttatcaagaaccatcatctccttcttattcatatcaagagccaccatctccttattcatattAAGAACCATCAGCTCTTGaacttctcatgaaagaatgcatacatgatatgaggatgagtgtcaaaaatgtagagaaataTGTGGCGATGATTATCAAGCCCCAAAAAGAGGAACAaacaaattccttcccaagagatataatgcaagatcctatggaagaaagtgaggaaatcaatcaaaggagttcatacttcagtgaattagagaactttccaccctcacacatggaagaagaggaagatgcacaaacaaagaaGGAAGATGCATAAACAAAGGAGGTTGTATGGGATGAAAATAATTATGGGAATCTACAATCTAATGAAGCAGAGAGTGGCATAGAAGGTGAGTTTATTGAACTACCAATTCAAGAaattcttgatgaagggtacactccaaccatcacacaacacccaaattttgaaatcaaagaagtgaaggcaaccaaggaAAGCACTAAAAAGGAAATTgtgaccaagaaaaagaagaaaaaaatccatgaaaaagagaaggtcagcaGAAAATaatccaacctctaccccaacaagcaaggtgaatcaagttaataacaataaaagaaagcttgttaggagaaatttatatcagggggcactaattTTAACCTCTCCCCCTTGGAgatatttcttttaaccaactggaagaagaggaagaaacttTAACAAtaaagtgtcaagctagtgacattaaagaagcgcttgttgggaggcaacccaactactaaaattttcttgttttacatgtgttttggtcATGCAGAGTGATTAGAACAGGAACATGagcaattaaaaggaatttttgacACCCTGGAGTATTtctttgcttgggacaagcaaacttttaggTTTGGTGTTGGAGGAGAACAGCCGGAGGAATAAGATGGCCACCAGCATaattgaggtggttgagttcctttcattctatttcctcttctgttttcattttgttgtcttctgttttctgttgctttgattgcctgcatgatctttagtactttcaATTCTTAGCTttagtttcattctgttatttgcttttagttaaaaaaataattgtctcatgtaccactcactgagcttgaatatatataaaaaaaagaaaagagtaaggtattgcatgagaaattgagtttatatttaagagttgtcttatttacttaaatgtggtggtattgtttgtgattctgaatgcatgacatgaagaGTGTATATTTGactttgaatcaaaggatgttgatgtatgagGAATAGAAATTTAGAAAACTATTATAAATTCTCTGAAGTAAaaaaaagcttaatccttgaagcaaaagaaacagcaaaagaaaaataaaagcaaggtccaaggctttgagcatcaatgactagggaggtcagacatgactAAAAGCTCAAAGAGTCAGACATGACTAAAAGCTCAAAGATTTGTTTCTCtatagtcatatgcttgtggtgtaattGTGTCAAGTAAACCTtaagacagagcactaagagtcgagatgaagtgcatttaacagagtatgccaaaggctttgggcaccactgtctgggagtaactgaaagaaaaattagaacttaaagagagttccccagttaagtgcttgtggtatttttatgtcaagtgaagcttgagacaaaacatttaaagtcacggctagactcaaagtgcaaagcaccaaggaaaagagaatgaaagaaaatttgctgtgttcaaggattaatccgAAGTAAAtagattagagaattcataatatcatctggattacaattccaaatgacagtgacattcctctgattcaaatgatagtgagatgccaaaactatttaggaTTGCAATGTATAAACCCCACTTTGAGAAGAGACAGGAGCTTAATTGAATTCTtgcttctcatgcaaattcacatcttgagcctatattagtttggttgcttgaggacaagcaacaattcaagtttggtgttgtgatgcgtgagcatcttctctatcttttcctagtgaatttgcacttgaattattaagtttaatcaagatttgatGTATTTTAGTCACTATGGATGCtgctttgagttgtgtgcaattctgttaatttcaggtagcattttggACGAATCTGACAAGAGTTGGAGTCAAGGACGAAGAAAGGAGGACTTGCTGCCACCTCCACGCCGAACTTAGGAATTTTCAAGTTCAGCGTAGAGGTAAAAAGTTCCAAGAATCAACGCTGCCTCCTCCACGCCGAACTTGAATTCTTCAAGTTCAGCGTCAACATTAAGAATTCCAAGAAAACACTTTGCCTCCTCTACGCTGAACTTGAGCTTTCTCAAGTTCAGCGCCAGCCCAACACACCAAAGGAAGTAGCACGCACCACTCCACACTGAACTTGGGTtaacccaagttcagcgtggactcacGAAAAGCAAAAGAGTAACCACTGCCTCCTCAATGCTGAACatgaaaattttcaagtttgGCGTGGACCTTAATGAACTCAAGTGGTCCCCAATTTGTTCCAAAGGTTGCACGGATTGATTAAAtcaattttgatttaaacttttatttgttttagaatttggaaaagatattatttagattttaggaaatatattttacattaattaggattagatataaaaggaaaaagaataagCCCTTCGGaattttcctcttctcttctacctcattctgcaatttacagttttatgaatcctagttttctctctaaaccatgagcaactaaacctccactgttaaggttaggagctctgtctattgtatggattgatactattatttttctattttaattcatgtactgatttatatt contains the following coding sequences:
- the LOC107630017 gene encoding uncharacterized protein LOC107630017 isoform X1, whose product is MPYPVIVDDNDIDDAALWAVIDSAAASHSSSKSKTLPTITYPNQRQSPSPVSKPSPSPVSSLPPGKFHRISRDSGEVVQESWAYRPPRKVARIAAPPEANVSGSPLAMVRTVERTPPTKAYASPESYLSPGIGKLTGQEVSGSCTELSPQCFGGGGRRSEKVDEEKENGMWHGLSGRFPSVSLFKEYQNAAMAILEKTDYTLISGKSFIKKTGWRKISCYFNISYEIRDKNIEFDENRNVQRAEFVVRAYMQYVLVWGGRFSDGWGSCERCEKRFQKPNHDIPSTAETRAKNKACQLSDQLRPQTSSTLLLLQDLLGIGEYRPGATSQVH
- the LOC107630017 gene encoding uncharacterized protein LOC107630017 isoform X6, with amino-acid sequence MPYPVIVDDNDIDDAALWAVIDSAAASHSSSKSKTLPTITYPNQRQSPSPVSKPSPSPVSSLPPGKFHRISRDSGEVVQESWAYRPPRKVARIAAPPEANVSGSPLAMVRTVERTPPTKAYASPESYLSPGIGKLTGQEVSGSCTELSPQCFGGGGRRSEKVDEEKENGMWHGLSGRFPSVSLFKEYQNAAMAILEKTDYTLISGKSFIKKTGWRKISCYFNISYEIRDKNIEFDENRNVQRAEFVVRAYMQYVLVWGGRFSDGWGSCERCEKRFQKPNHDIPSTAETRAKNKACQTNLDHKHLARCYFYRIC
- the LOC107630017 gene encoding uncharacterized protein LOC107630017 isoform X5; translation: MPYPVIVDDNDIDDAALWAVIDSAAASHSSSKSKTLPTITYPNQRQSPSPVSKPSPSPVSSLPPGKFHRISRDSGEVVQESWAYRPPRKVARIAAPPEANVSGSPLAMVRTVERTPPTKAYASPESYLSPGIGKLTGQEVSGSCTELSPQCFGGGGRRSEKVDEEKENGMWHGLSGRFPSVSLFKEYQNAAMAILEKTDYTLISGKSFIKKTGWRKISCYFNISYEIRDKNIEFDENRNVQRAEFVVRAYMQYVLVWGGRFSDGWGSCERCEKRFQKPNHDIPSTAETRAKNKACQDLLGIGEYRPGATSQVH
- the LOC107630017 gene encoding uncharacterized protein LOC107630017 isoform X3 translates to MPYPVIVDDNDIDDAALWAVIDSAAASHSSSKSKTLPTITYPNQRQSPSPVSKPSPSPVSSLPPGKFHRISRDSGEVVQESWAYRPPRKVARIAAPPEANVSGSPLAMVRTVERTPPTKAYASPESYLSPGIGKLTGQEVSGSCTELSPQCFGGGGRRSEKVDEEKENGMWHGLSGRFPSVSLFKEYQNAAMAILEKTDYTLISGKSFIKKTGWRKISCYFNISYEIRDKNIEFDENRNVQRAEFVVRAYMQGGRFSDGWGSCERCEKRFQKPNHDIPSTAETRAKNKACQLSDQLRPQTSSTLLLLQDLLGIGEYRPGATSQVH
- the LOC107630017 gene encoding uncharacterized protein LOC107630017 isoform X8, yielding MPYPVIVDDNDIDDAALWAVIDSAAASHSSSKSKTLPTITYPNQRQSPSPVSKPSPSPVSSLPPGKFHRISRDSGEVVQESWAYRPPRKVARIAAPPEANVSGSPLAMVRTVERTPPTKAYASPESYLSPGIGKLTGQEVSGSCTELSPQCFGGGGRRSEKVDEEKENGMWHGLSGRFPSVSLFKEYQNAAMAESLSLKKQVGERYLATLIFLMKSEIRTLSLMRIAMFSVLSLLFVHTCSMFLFGVADSQMAGALVSDVKRDFRNQIMIFQAQLRPEPKTKLVRYVIFGVYFVYFILFLVHWEQ